DNA sequence from the Lycium barbarum isolate Lr01 chromosome 5, ASM1917538v2, whole genome shotgun sequence genome:
TTTGCAGAATTAACATAACAACATGTTTAAAAGGTAATTTAAGTCCCATAATTCTTACAAGTTTTGCAATCAGAACATCGGAATCTTTTTCGTATGACAAAGCTACTTCATCCAAAATTGGAGCTAGTGATTTACAGTGGCCACACCAAGGTGCATAGAACTCTAGCAATACTGTTTTAGAAAGAACCAAACAAGATATTAGTTCACAAAAATGAAACAAAAGTAATTCATTGTCAAAGTGTCAACACTGGTTCACGTACCATTTTTGCCCGAGTTGAGAACCAAGTCTCGAAGAGTGTCCCTAACAACCACCTTCACTGGCTCGTCGTTAACCTCAGGGATTGGTTCTGATTTCACATATGGCTTCAATTTACCGTCCTGTAACAAAGTGATAAAGGAAAAACTAAGGAAAATTAGCAAGTACGTCGCTTAAATGCAGAAAACTCCGAATGAAATGACCCTTAACTAAAGAAAATACTAGTCGAACACAACAACCgcaacaaaaaaataattaactACTACTACGCCTCAATCCTGCAGCTATATGAAACTCCACTTTGAAGTTGATTTTCCGATTTTTTCTTCCCTCCTATGAGCATAAAAGACAGTGTATTCACACTCTTTGCCATATCAGCATCCTGGGggtgtggggggtgggggggtgtcTAGGCTATTAAATTGCCAAGTTGACCAGGGTAATTAGGCCAATATAAAGTTCAGGTGAGCACCGAATAAAACTCGTCAAGTTCAGAGGAGTCTCGATCTATTCTGcctaaaagtaaaataaaatgtaCTGTTTCTCTAGTGCATAAGTCATTACCTTGTAATCCTTCAACCATGAAGCAAGAACATCAGGTTTTACATGTGCGTTGAGATACTTTTCGCCATCTTTCTCCATTATTATGATCAAAGGTGCTTGTTCGGTCTTCAGTCCGAAGTACTGCGATCCATATATCAAACGAAAAATTAATGTGTGTCGTTAACGATATGGTCATTGGCAAAGCCAATATTATTAATCAGATAGGTTGAAAGAATGTTACTGACATTGAAGGCAGCTGCAGCAGCCTCAACATCTCCCAACAGAAAGCTCAATCCGTCCCCCTTGTAAGGGGCCGCAACATCCTTATACTTGGATTGAAAAGCATCGAGCTCAGTGCTAAAGTTCACGAAAAGCAATGCCTGCATATCACGTTCACGGAGAAGAAAATGTCAACTCCTTAAGATATGAAGATAGTATTAGCTGTTTTGTCAAAGAAAAAGAAGGGATGCAGATTATGTTGAGTGTGTGCGAACAATGTCCCACATAGAAAACCGTGCAGGTTTTGGGGGCCCTTTTGAGGAAAACaatgtgggcttggcccaaattgGGTAATTTCATAcaatgttaagagtatctttgagcCCAACAGATTCCACTATGGTAGTGTAGAATTCACTATAAAGCAGCAAAGACTTGATGTTGACATTGATATATCACATAAAACTGCAGAATTTACTGATTAATAGAATACCTTTGCATTAGGACCATTAAAGAATTTGCTAACATAAACTTGGTTTTCTGGATCTTTGTTAAAAATAGTGACAATCGGAATACTAGCATCTGCAATGAACTTCTCCGCTGCATCAACGTCAAAATCCTGCACGAATACACGTTAAGTAATAAATTGAAAATGATATCAAACAAGTCGACATCAAACAAGATAATCATAACAGAAAATGATATACAACCTCAAAATCAACGAAGAGTTCATCGAATGGCTTAAGGAGACGAATGGTTGGCTTATCAACCTGTCCACCCCGAGGGAGGAGTTTGGCATCAACGGTGTGAGCAAAATCATAATCAGCTCGTAGTTTTTCAGCTAATACTATAAACTTCTCGAATTTCTCTCCGGAGAGTTCTGGAAATACACCAACCTGAAAGAAATCACAAGCATTTTAACTAACAACAACCAATAGCAAAGCCAGGATTTTTTCTAAgggaattcaaaatataaagacgTAAGCATACGAAGAAGCCAAGAGGAttcaatatctactatatatacacacTACTAAAATAACAGGAATTAGCAACAGACAAATTCTGTAGCTAAACAGGAAATTATTTTACGGCCGATTAGCATCGGATTAGACGACGAAGTTCGTAActaattccaattttttttagtgacacaatttattttttttgaggTAGTATACATGGTATAATTCTCCGCGAACCTCCTTTTTCCTCCTAACTACACCCATGGCGACAAGCCAACAACAAATAGAATATAATGCTGAGAAATAATAAGCTAAACAATGATTGAGAACCGATAAAAAACCATGCCACTTCACTTACAACAATGATTTTTTTCTCGTCGATAAGCCTTGCAGCATCTTCCTTCGACTTAATTTCAGGAGATGGGGGGCCTGCTTGTTTCTTCAAATAAGCTACAATGCCATCTGTTTCGCGAGGACCGTTGTAATCTTGAACTTTCTTTGCTCCATCCCTCAAGATCTTAATAGTTGGGAAGCCTTGGAGCTTATATTCCTCTGCAAGTCCTCTATTTGCCTCATCACTTGCATCTATTTTAGCTAGAACAATTTGCGGATCATGACTACTCAAAATTGAAGCAGCTTTTTCATACTGGAAAAATAAGGAACATTTTTGTTACATATCAAATGACTTacaaaaaaatgtgaaaaatgtcAAATTAATATTCTGATAGAGTTAGTACCTCAGGGGCAAGTTTCTTGCAGTGTCCACACCTGTTATATTGATAAAAATGGACTATCAGATTGCGAAAAAAGACTCTTAAATTATTCAGGCTAAAACAGGTTCAGATTCCTGCGTTAAGCAAACTAAAtctggtatttaagtggagaaatGATAAAAGGTCAGGCCCATCGTTCCGAGTTTCGAAGGCTGCGGTTATTAAGAGTTGACTTTAGACAAAAAGAAATACCTgaagtttatttttattttattttacaaagATTTAAAATTACCAGAACAGAATCCATTAGATCAAAGTAACACCATAAGCTAAAACTAAAACAAAACCTATATAAATGTTAGTAATCAACAGAAACATCATCAAAAATCCTTTAACAGAACATGCCTAAACACAAAATCCTCTTCAACTCATAAACTCATAGGCGAATTCAGAATCTAGAGAGTTATACATTCTTAAATTTTTTCACATGTATATATCGTTTTAGCCGAAAATCAATGGGTTCAATTGAACAACACAACTCGTCCTAAATTCATCCTAGcattaaaaaaatactaaaagcCAACATGAGATACAAAAATGATCCTCTTCAACACGTAGAGGCAAAGGCGAATTCAAAATTAAGAGTTACACACTTTAAATCTTTTCATATGTACTTATAAGTTTTAGTCGAAAAAGCACAGAACTCGTCCTAAATTCGTCTCAACATTTAAAAAGTTCCTAAAAGCCAACAAGAAAGAAAAGATGATCCTCTTCGACACGTAAAAGCAAAGGAAAATTCAGAATTTAAAGTTATACATTTTAAATCTCTTCATATGTACAAGTTTTACAAAACTCATCCTAAATTCGCctatgaacaaaaaaaaaatctaatagcTAACATTTAATTAAAAAGGATTACCAGGGTGCATAAAATTCAACAACAATAAAGTTGTGTTTGGAGACAGTGTCAGTGAAATTTGTATGGTCTAATGTTAACACATGTTCCTTCTCTTCTGCTATACAAACTGTAAAAAGAACTGATAGAATCACCAAAATGCCACTCCACTCCATTTTTATTTTCTCTATGTAatgtatttttattgttgtgACAAACTGAGAAAATGCTTGTATTTTTATAATGCAATAAAAGGGGCCATGTCACCTTGGTTGATGACGTGTAAATCTGTGATTGGTCAAGGCATGTGTCAAAAGAATTAGAAGGTGAATCTGATTCATATTTACTCTTTCTCTGGATGTCTTAAAATTAAATGCTTGATACTATTTGAATTTTAAACTACTACTATTATTTTTACAACAGTTTCAATTCAGTCAATTATTTATTTCAATTAATATGAGAGAATAGCATTTTTGTCCCTTCCTTAGTTATTGGTAAATTCTGATCGTGGTCCTCCTGATATATGATTCagcacatttaaccttcaattaattaaatGTGTCTTTTTTGTCCCTTTATATAGAAAATGCCATATTTGTACTATTTTTAGAAGTATATTATTCTAAAAAATATGGAGTAAGAGCACAAGTTTAACATAACACATGGATAATTAAATGGTGGAACAACTAGTAATTCTAAAAATATTAAACAGCAAAGAGATTAAAAGTGCACATTCCAaataattgaaggttaaatatcCTTAGTCAAATATTATAATAAGGATTAAATTAAAATTTACCGATTATTGAGGACCAGAATTACTATTAACCCAACACTTTATGTTATATTATTAACATTTTAAACTTCACATAAATAAATGGACAGATAATTGTTACACACTAAACTTATGGGGTCCAACTCCACACCCCACTTTCCATAAGTATTACTTGTAAATCTTAGTAAGTTTAAATATTAAAATAGATTTTTCACAAAAGTAAATAGGAGAAAAATTTAAGtcttttaattattttcctttaaTGTGTGCAATCATGGGGATTATGTCaagttttttccttttttgctTCTTTTTGTTTCCTTGTGAAATATAATAACTTGCTTAATGTAAATTTGGCAAAATAATTAATACTGTAACATCTATTGATAATTTAGTCAATATACGAATAAAATTCAATTAACTTCCTTAACCATTAGATTTGAATACATAATATAGAGAATCATTTTCATTCTATTACCTAAGTCGTGGATTATGTATATCTCCCTTTCCATGTTTGACTTTTTCAGTGAACTTCAAattaaattcattttttggctGAGTCCCGAGGCGAGGCGTACTAAAAGAGCCTTCGAGCAAGCAAAAAGAGGGGTAAATTATGCAAGTCGTAAGCTCCAATCTTCCAGACGTAAGCCTTAAACATAAGGTGTGCCTCTCTTTGGGACGTATACTCAAgtaattttttaaaattgaaaTGAAGAATTGCTTAATAATGTAACTATTATTTTGGTAGTTAAGTTAGCTTATAGACACGTTATATCTACGTAGGATATaaatagttgttttggtttgttgGATACAAATGTTTGACTGATTAACTAATTCACGTTCGAGATCGAACAGTTATGTTTTGTGTATGATGTGTGTGTgttcaagaaaaaattgaaagatCGAACCGGATCGAATGACATCAAAAACTGACATGCATTTGGTTTTATTTTGTTGGATATTGAACAAGGTTTAGAACCAAATATATAAATTTACTTAGTATTTATGTTGAATTTAAAATTTCATACTATAACTTTTTCTATAACCAGGCATATCGTCGATCTGATTGAGATGTAATATTCTATATGATTATTATAAATGATCTGCTcgtgtttatttttttaaaaaaaaaacttgattcTAATGTGGTTTGTTACGTATTTATAAGTGTTATTCAGATACCTGAAGCTCTTTGTATTTTCATTTCTACAAGCTAAGATCTAATCAGCTTgtatacttttttaaaaaaattgggtaCTGTTTAGCCGCAGCTCATAAAACTTCAAAAGTAATATCTACTGCAAATtgctcaaaatatatatatatatatatatatatatatacacactgcATTTTAGTATCTTCACATAAGAAAATATCTACTGCATTTCTAATGACCGTTAAGCAGTGGCTGATCTAGAATTTTCACTCAGGGTGTTCGAAAAAAATAGCAAAAGCtagatataaaaaaaatgttatcTCTAAGAATCAAACCTAGGATGTTAGAGgtaattttgaacaccctggacaacttgagctaaccttttgtaTTTGTTcaaggtgttcaaaagttaatatatttaCATAAACACATGAAATCTACCCTCCATATACACTGTAactttttgccgagggtgttcgagtgaacaccctcggcaaggtgtagatccgcccctgctgTTAAGGTGAGTTGTAACTTTTGTGTACTGAACTTTGATATATCCTTTGACAACTTTGTTTACTTCTCTGCTATATATATCAAGGCGGAATAGCCTGATAGCCCTTATATTtgtctatttttgtcattttgatGTTCGTACTTACGAGTTTGCCAATTAAACCCCTCAATTCAATCAAAACAAGTATCTCGTTGACCAAGCATATGTGGCATTTATCATGTTGAGTTGGACAAAATGAGTGTGATACATGCGAATTAAGAGCGTGAATGTAAAAATTTTGACTAAAAACTAATTATTTTAAAGAGGAAATGATTGTTCGtgtttatttttaaaacttgATTCGGATCGTTACTTATTTCTTAAGTGTTGTTCAGATACTTCAAGCTCTTTGTATTTTCATTTCTACAAGCTAAGATTAGTCAGGTCgtatcttttttattttgtgtATTGTTTCAttcacaattcataaaatttagGAAGAATATCTACTGCATCTTTAGTATCATCACATAAGAAATACTGAATAAAATACTCATTGACAAAAGGCTAAAAACGAGCTCGCGGGTTAACCCTGAAGTCCTAATATTGTTGAGAAACCTTTATCGTGAAGTTAATTATATCATCTAATGACTGTTATTCTGTTAAGCAGTGTTAAATAACTTTTGTATTGAACTTTGATATATCCCTTTAAGTTTGTTTACTTCTCTTCTATATTGGTTATGGGTTAAATCTTTCATCCACTCAATAAGTGATCTTAAGCTGAGAATACTGCTAGTTTATTTGCTGAAAAAATTGTCACAACAATGTGCACCCGACGTCCTGTTCTGTATCAAAATAAACAGATTTTAagtttgattttttaaaaaattgtctCCTTATGAGTTATGACATGAAGGTACACTATTTTGAAGCTCAGCCGCCTATGAAACCACAATTCTGAAATCTATCTTCATAACCAGCTTTGATTCGTAAAACAAGCACAAGTGTTATGCTTTAGACGCCCACACGTTACACCAAAAAATAGAAAAGGTAGCAAACCATTAAACTCTTTACTGTTAACAATTAATATAAATCTAAAGCCTATTATCACATAAAGTTGGTCCACTCTACAAACCTTTAAAGTCTTTACAACATCCCACCAAATTGTGCACTAAATTAAATCCAAAGACATAAATGCCACAGCCACAGAACTAACAGAAGAATAGACGCCATTAATCAAAGGACTAACAATAGTAGCTTCATAAAGAGTAGAGCCTTTTAGGCCAGCACAAAAGACGGCTACAAAGGCCTATCCCTATTTAGTATTACCAGCCTTTTCAATGAACTGAAGAAAGAATTCGGCACACACAAACACTCTAAGAGCATATGCAACATACAAATAATACTAATAAACTAGAAAGAGGGGAAAACCAGAAGAATCCAACAGGCCCAATCTTAGAGCTGGAATCAGAAGCTAAAAGCAGAATATTGTCGTCATTCTGAATTGATCGCCCTTAACATTTGCCATAAAACATAATTAGTTAACCACAATCCCCTCAATTGCACAAATACAAAAGTTTTCCAAGTCAAGAACTCAGTACTAAAAAGTAGAACTGCAAAGGTTATAACTTTGCAGTTAATCAACTAACCCCCAATTCCTGATATTTTTCTATATAACCTTTGTCGTGAGGTTAATCATGTCCTATAATGACTGTTAAGGTGTGTTATAACTTTTGTGTCCAGAACTTTGATATATCCTTTGACAACTTTGTTTACTTCTCTGCTACATATATCAAGGCGGAATGGCCTGATAGCCCTTATACTTGTCCATATTTGTCATGCTGATGATCATACTTACGAGTTTGCCAACTAAACCTCTCAATTCAATCAAAACAAGTATTTTAAACCCCTCTGACCGTTGACCAAGCATATGTGGCATTTATCATGTTGAGTTGGACAAAATGAGTGTGATACACACGAATTAAGAGCATGAATGTAAAaattttgattaaaaaataattattttaaagaggaaaaaaagaacacagaaaataataaagcaaaatAATTTTTCCAGTCCCTGTTCAATTCATCCGCTGTCTGCTGCTTTTCCCACTccatatttcttcttctttttcttaaatGCTTAAAATGATCATCACAAAAATCAAAATGCGACCTATTTTCCTTTCTGTGAGTTGAAGTAAATAGAGAGTATACTAAAGAGGAAGATAATACTTCCACCCATCAAAACCATCCCATTCATGACCCGACCCGTACCTAAACCGACCTCTACCATTTCTACCTCCAAATTCTCTTAAAATAGTATTCAATGGCAATTCTCTTAAAATAGTATTCAATGGCTCTGGCAAAGTGTTGAGCTTTGATCAATGAAGTAAGCTGATTGTAATATGATTTTGGTGATGGGTGGAAGAGAGAGATGGGAGGGTGGAGAGAGAGGAGAAATGTTAGTATTTTTtaataagaaaaagggataaagttgtttttttatttaaaaaaactattttttataaaaataaatgatTATGTGGCACCAATTTATTCAGGTGAATCTAACGCGTCTTCCATATCAGGACAAGTGAGCAACACACGACGTCGGAACGGTTTGAGATGcttgatttgattgagttgagaAATTTACAAACACCGGCATGacaaaaataaacaaatataGGAGCCTGCCAGGCTGTTCCGCCATATATCAATTCCTTTGTATCAGTTATGGGTTAAACCTTTCATCTACTCAATAAGTGACTTTAAACTCAGAATACTTACTGCCAGTTTATTTGCTGAAAAAAATTGTTAACAGCAATGTGAGCCCGAATTCCGAATTCCTATTCTGGTAGGAATAGGTGTCAACAGATCTCGAAAGTTCTATTTTAAAAATTTGACCACTTACGATTTATGAAAGCACACTATTCGAAAGCCTGGCCGCTTATGAAAACCAACTTTGATTCGTTAAAAAAACAAAACCAAGTGATATGCTTTACAAGTCTCCAAAAAAATAGAGATGGCAAACCATTAAACTCTACTACTAACAATTAACATAATTCTACAGTACCATCACATAGTATAGACACACACTACAGACCTTTACAACAGCCCACCTAATTAATTGTGCACTAAATTAATACCAATCACCAAATCCAACGACATAAATGCCACAGCCACAAACCTAACAAAATAATAGACGCCAATAATCAAATAGGAGTAACTAACAACAGTAACTTCATAAAGCGTAGAGCCTTTTAGACAAGTACAAAAGACAACTACAAAGGCCTATCCCTATTTAATATTACCAGCCTTTTCAACGAACTGAAGAAAGAATTCCACACGCAAACCAAGTATTTCATACAAACACCCTAAAAGCGCATGCAAGATAACAATTAATTAATAGCTAATAGAAAGAGGAAAAAAACAGAAGAATCCAACAGGCCCAAAATAAAGGTGCAACCATATGTTTATGAGAATTCCCTCACTAGACAAAAATCTTAAGAGCTGGAATCAGAAGCAAAAAGCAGAATATTGTCATCATTCTGAATTTGATCGCCCTTAACATTTGCCATAAAACATAATGAGTCAACCACAATCCCCTCAATTGCACAAATACAAAAGTTTTCCAAGTCAAGAACTCAGTACTAAAAAGTAGAGAACTGCAAAGGTTATTCAACTATCATTGCATTAGATATAAAACACAATTGTCAACTTCGAATACTTAACCAAAAACATCCTTGAAACTAACCCCCCAACCCCATCATTCCCGCTTAAATTAACCGCGATGAGTAAACAAACTCAAATATATCAATCCTCAATCGTGGAGTGTCCCCAAAATGTCTTCATCCCGGTACAAATGAAACCTGCCAGAAGATCATCAAGAATGTTAAGAAAATGAATAAAGTTCTCAACTTTACAGCAATACAATGTTCTAATGATAAAGTGCACTCACTCTTTCTCTCCCAATTTGACTTGAGTGCCACCATACTCGGGCAACAAGACAGTGTCACCTTCCTTAACAGCAGTGGGAATCAGGTTTCCTGATTTATCATGCAGTCCTGGCCCAACAGCCACCACTTTGCCGGAATTCAGCTGAAATTCACAAGACCCACACTTGATTAAACTTGAATACAGAAACATTGAAAGATCCCAACTTTAGCAAATATTGGGTTAGCTATCCAAGATAATAGAGCACTAGCTCAACTAACCAATCAACTGCTACCAACCAAATAAAACTACAACTGAATCAATTAACCAACAACCAAatttgaatcccccccccccccacacaaaAAAGCTCCCAACTTCAGCTAAAATTGTAACATATCAACGATAATATTGCACTAACAACTACTTAATCAATCAACTATATCTCCTTCAAAGTCAGGTTAAAACCAGATATACAAATCTTCTATATTTTATGCAGACCCATATCAGTCAAATGCTCAACAATCTCTACAGACTTTCCAAATTTAGCACTTGAAACACCCCAAGAATATCCCCAATCGCAATACCAAAGTAGTTGAGTTCTGAGTTCCGCTATGTGAACCCTTATTTTTTTTTCCCACGCAATTCAAACCCCTTTCGATCAGATACTTAACAATTCACAAGTTTTTCAAAACTAAATGTTTTTTAAATCTCACATTTAATCAACCTATGGAATCAATAACCAAGTTATGTAGCAATTGGAGGTTCGCATACTCAACAAACTAGAGGCTTCTCAAACTACATGTTTTATAACAAAATTTATAAGTGAATTATGCCTCCAAACTATATGTGGTCCAAATTCACAAGACCACAAACACAAAAATATCCCAACTTTATCTAAAACTGGAATGC
Encoded proteins:
- the LOC132639985 gene encoding protein disulfide-isomerase-like is translated as MEWSGILVILSVLFTVCIAEEKEHVLTLDHTNFTDTVSKHNFIVVEFYAPWCGHCKKLAPEYEKAASILSSHDPQIVLAKIDASDEANRGLAEEYKLQGFPTIKILRDGAKKVQDYNGPRETDGIVAYLKKQAGPPSPEIKSKEDAARLIDEKKIIVVGVFPELSGEKFEKFIVLAEKLRADYDFAHTVDAKLLPRGGQVDKPTIRLLKPFDELFVDFEDFDVDAAEKFIADASIPIVTIFNKDPENQVYVSKFFNGPNAKALLFVNFSTELDAFQSKYKDVAAPYKGDGLSFLLGDVEAAAAAFNYFGLKTEQAPLIIIMEKDGEKYLNAHVKPDVLASWLKDYKDGKLKPYVKSEPIPEVNDEPVKVVVRDTLRDLVLNSGKNVLLEFYAPWCGHCKSLAPILDEVALSYEKDSDVLIAKLDATANDIPKGEFDVKGFPTLYFKSASGNLSQYNGERTKEAIIEFIEKNRDKPAAQSEYVQADSTTSESVKTDSAKDEL
- the LOC132639986 gene encoding 10 kDa chaperonin, mitochondrial-like, which codes for MAKRLMPTLNRVLIEKITAPAKTNAGILLPEKSSKLNSGKVVAVGPGLHDKSGNLIPTAVKEGDTVLLPEYGGTQVKLGEKEFHLYRDEDILGTLHD